One Leifsonia shinshuensis DNA window includes the following coding sequences:
- a CDS encoding patatin-like phospholipase family protein, producing MNADTSSPSRALVLHGGGSSGNAWELGVIAGLLDGGLDVTRADLIVGTSAGSTAAAQITSAPPGELYAAILDAPPPQRPAGAAPGASRPDGVARGVAGSVSSQLEVTGRIIAESADAADMRRRMGAWAIGLANDAGPERQAQWRGTVASRLPSQEWPEQNVVITAVDARTGEGATFDRHSGVALADAVAASCSSGFAYALGDERYIDGGYRRNENADLAAGYDRVLVLSPFGGRTRHPLEWGMQLSAQVDELRAGGSEVETIVPDAASLDAFGESMMDLSRRPASAQAGYGQGRAAAGRLSGFWAADAR from the coding sequence ATGAACGCAGACACTTCCTCCCCTTCCCGCGCGCTCGTCCTGCACGGCGGCGGATCCTCCGGCAACGCCTGGGAACTCGGCGTGATCGCCGGCCTCCTCGACGGCGGCCTGGACGTCACCCGCGCCGACCTGATCGTCGGCACGTCGGCCGGCTCGACGGCCGCCGCCCAGATCACGAGCGCGCCGCCCGGCGAGCTGTACGCCGCCATCCTCGACGCCCCGCCGCCGCAGCGGCCGGCCGGCGCCGCGCCCGGCGCGAGCCGCCCAGACGGTGTCGCCCGCGGCGTGGCAGGCTCGGTCTCCAGTCAGCTGGAGGTCACCGGCCGCATCATCGCGGAGTCCGCCGACGCCGCCGACATGCGACGCCGGATGGGCGCCTGGGCGATCGGGCTCGCCAACGACGCCGGCCCGGAGCGTCAGGCGCAGTGGCGCGGGACCGTGGCCTCCCGCCTGCCGAGCCAGGAGTGGCCGGAGCAGAACGTGGTCATCACCGCGGTGGACGCGCGCACCGGCGAGGGCGCGACCTTCGACCGGCACAGCGGCGTCGCCCTGGCCGACGCCGTCGCGGCGAGCTGCTCCAGCGGCTTCGCCTACGCCCTCGGCGACGAGCGCTACATCGACGGCGGCTACCGGCGCAACGAGAACGCCGACCTCGCGGCCGGCTACGACCGCGTGCTCGTGCTCTCCCCGTTCGGCGGCCGCACGCGGCATCCGCTCGAGTGGGGGATGCAGCTCTCCGCGCAGGTGGACGAGCTGCGGGCCGGCGGCAGCGAGGTCGAGACGATCGTGCCCGACGCGGCGTCGCTGGACGCGTTCGGCGAGAGCATGATGGACCTCTCGCGTCGCCCGGCGTCGGCGCAGGCCGGTTACGGCCAGGGGAGGGCGGCCGCCGGTCGGCTCAGCGGGTTCTGGGCGGCCGACGCGCGCTGA
- a CDS encoding thiamine pyrophosphate-requiring protein, with translation MATTVSEFVIGRLREWGVRRVFGFPGDGIGEFDGMLGKAERGGEGLEYIRPTHEEICALMATAHAKFTGEVGVCIATSSPGGFHLMNGLYDAKMDNQPVVAIVGQQGLNSFGTFNQQESKLEQTFSDVAEYVQTIVSPEQAQAVIDTAFRTAITRKQPCVVILPHDVQGMEMAVPGAEMWVSRSSAVPPSTAIAPPAEQLRAAADIINAGERVTFLVGHGAAGATEEVLAAARLTGAGLMTTLRGKQVVPGDVPFHTQQLGLLGSRPSYDQMQDCDTLVLLGTNYPYGQFLPATGQAKAVQIDLRPEQLGLRYPTDVSIWGDVKTTLAGLIPLLTQKDDLSWQEKAAAGMREWDDELAAQAEQHYDDGVNPRRVYHELNKRLPGGAIVTADAGTTADWYGQHIRLRDGMRGDLSGRLATMLAAMPYAEAAKFAYPERTVVCTIGDGAFQMLGMNELITVKKYLSRWSNPNFVVLVLHNDDLTQVSWEMRTEDANPVWSTSQDVESVDYAGWAQLLGFQGITVTSDDQIEAAWDAALAHPGVTLIDAHTSKNVPPLPPHITFEFAKNTGLALLKGDPDGIGAIKDSATSLITEGVERVKDALHRGREDHDRD, from the coding sequence ATGGCGACGACAGTCAGCGAGTTCGTGATCGGACGGCTGCGGGAGTGGGGCGTCCGACGCGTGTTCGGCTTCCCCGGCGACGGCATCGGCGAGTTCGACGGGATGCTGGGAAAGGCCGAGCGCGGCGGCGAGGGGCTGGAGTACATCCGCCCGACGCACGAGGAGATCTGCGCCCTGATGGCCACGGCGCACGCGAAGTTCACCGGCGAGGTCGGCGTCTGCATCGCGACCTCCAGCCCCGGCGGCTTCCACCTGATGAACGGCCTCTACGACGCGAAGATGGACAACCAGCCCGTCGTGGCGATCGTCGGCCAGCAGGGGCTCAACTCCTTCGGCACCTTCAACCAGCAGGAGAGCAAGCTCGAGCAGACGTTCTCCGACGTCGCCGAGTACGTGCAGACGATCGTGTCCCCAGAGCAGGCGCAGGCCGTGATCGACACCGCGTTCCGCACGGCGATCACCCGCAAGCAGCCGTGCGTCGTCATCCTGCCGCACGACGTGCAGGGGATGGAGATGGCGGTTCCCGGCGCGGAGATGTGGGTGTCCCGGTCGAGCGCCGTGCCGCCGTCGACCGCGATCGCGCCGCCCGCCGAGCAGCTGCGCGCCGCCGCGGACATCATCAACGCAGGCGAGCGGGTCACGTTCCTGGTCGGGCACGGCGCGGCCGGCGCGACCGAGGAGGTCCTCGCGGCCGCCCGGCTGACCGGCGCGGGGCTGATGACGACGCTGCGCGGGAAGCAGGTCGTCCCTGGCGACGTGCCGTTCCACACCCAGCAGCTCGGCCTCCTCGGCTCGCGGCCGAGCTACGACCAGATGCAGGACTGCGACACGCTCGTCCTGCTCGGCACCAACTACCCGTACGGCCAGTTCCTGCCGGCGACCGGGCAGGCCAAGGCGGTGCAGATCGACCTGCGGCCCGAGCAGCTCGGCCTCCGCTATCCCACCGATGTGAGCATCTGGGGCGACGTGAAGACCACGCTGGCCGGGCTGATCCCGCTGCTGACGCAGAAGGACGACCTGTCCTGGCAGGAGAAGGCGGCCGCCGGCATGCGCGAGTGGGACGACGAGCTCGCCGCCCAGGCCGAGCAGCACTACGACGACGGTGTGAACCCGCGCCGGGTCTACCACGAGCTGAACAAGCGCCTGCCCGGCGGCGCCATCGTCACCGCCGACGCCGGCACCACCGCCGACTGGTACGGCCAGCACATCCGGCTGCGCGACGGGATGCGCGGCGACCTCTCCGGCCGCCTGGCGACGATGCTCGCCGCGATGCCGTACGCGGAGGCGGCCAAGTTCGCCTACCCGGAGCGCACGGTGGTCTGCACGATCGGCGACGGCGCGTTCCAGATGCTCGGGATGAACGAGCTGATCACCGTGAAGAAGTACCTGTCGCGCTGGTCCAACCCGAATTTCGTCGTCCTGGTGCTGCACAACGACGACCTCACCCAGGTGTCGTGGGAGATGCGCACCGAGGACGCGAACCCGGTCTGGTCGACCTCCCAGGACGTCGAGTCGGTCGACTACGCCGGCTGGGCGCAGCTGCTGGGCTTCCAGGGCATCACGGTGACCTCCGACGACCAGATCGAAGCCGCCTGGGACGCCGCCCTCGCGCATCCCGGCGTGACGCTCATCGACGCGCACACCAGCAAGAACGTGCCGCCGCTGCCGCCGCACATCACGTTCGAGTTCGCCAAGAACACCGGCCTCGCGCTGCTGAAGGGAGACCCGGACGGGATCGGCGCGATCAAGGACTCGGCCACCTCGCTGATCACCGAAGGGGTCGAGCGTGTGAAAGACGCACTGCACCGCGGCAGGGAGGACCACGACCGGGACTGA
- a CDS encoding GMC family oxidoreductase — translation MSSVRDRNDSAWLLTPDGSRAEPCLTEQMRRYADSDEVDIAIVGCGAGGSVLLQRLARAGWDAVVFDAGPFWDPARDWVSDEAGSHHLYWTEPRQIGGDDPVPLGSNNSGRGVGGSMVHYAGYVPRFHPSDFHTFSADGVGADWPLEYPDLAPFYDDIENELPVAGDDWPWGDPHRYPHRPHPVSGNGETFLRGAYAAGIEAKVGPVAIPNGRFGHRPHCVYRGFCLQGCKVNAKASPLITHIPDALAHGAEVRADSMVTSIEVDPLTGRATGVHYVKDGVPRFQKARMVAIAGYSIETPRLLLNSASARFPDGLCNDFDLVGRYLMVQGAPQTAGRFEQEIRMWKAPPPEVSTEEFYETDPGKPYKRGYSIQTVSPLPITWAEHVMAQGHWGADLRRYMSDYVHWACLGALCEFLPRAENRVTLADEKDRYGLPVAHFAYSQGDNDRALATAAQATMERILEAAGAQETMTVQRYAHLVGGARMGADETQGVVDADCRTFAVPNLLITDGSVLPTQGSANPALTIMAVAARAADRLIQRND, via the coding sequence GTGAGCAGCGTCCGCGACCGCAACGACTCCGCCTGGCTGCTGACGCCCGACGGCTCCCGTGCCGAGCCGTGCCTGACCGAGCAGATGCGGCGCTACGCCGACAGCGACGAGGTGGACATCGCCATCGTCGGCTGCGGCGCCGGCGGCTCCGTGCTGCTGCAGCGCCTGGCGCGCGCCGGCTGGGACGCCGTCGTCTTCGACGCCGGCCCGTTCTGGGACCCGGCGCGCGACTGGGTGAGCGACGAGGCCGGCTCCCACCATCTCTACTGGACCGAGCCGCGGCAGATCGGCGGCGACGACCCGGTGCCCCTCGGCTCGAACAACTCCGGCCGCGGTGTCGGCGGGTCGATGGTGCACTACGCCGGGTACGTGCCGCGCTTCCACCCGAGCGACTTCCACACCTTCAGCGCCGATGGCGTCGGAGCGGACTGGCCGCTGGAGTACCCCGACCTCGCGCCGTTCTACGACGACATCGAGAACGAGCTCCCGGTCGCGGGCGACGACTGGCCGTGGGGCGATCCGCACCGCTACCCGCACCGGCCGCACCCGGTGTCGGGCAACGGCGAGACCTTCCTGCGCGGCGCGTACGCTGCGGGCATCGAGGCGAAGGTCGGCCCGGTCGCCATCCCGAACGGCCGATTCGGGCATCGGCCGCACTGCGTCTACCGCGGGTTCTGCCTGCAGGGCTGCAAGGTCAACGCCAAGGCGTCGCCCCTCATCACCCACATCCCCGACGCGCTCGCGCACGGCGCCGAGGTGCGCGCCGACAGCATGGTGACCTCCATCGAGGTCGACCCGCTCACCGGCCGCGCGACCGGCGTGCACTACGTGAAGGACGGCGTCCCGCGCTTCCAGAAGGCCAGGATGGTCGCGATCGCCGGCTACTCGATCGAGACGCCGCGGCTGCTGCTCAACTCGGCGTCCGCGCGCTTCCCGGACGGCCTCTGCAACGACTTCGACCTCGTGGGCCGTTACTTGATGGTGCAGGGCGCGCCGCAGACCGCCGGCCGGTTCGAGCAGGAGATCCGGATGTGGAAGGCGCCGCCTCCCGAGGTGAGCACCGAGGAGTTCTACGAGACCGACCCCGGCAAGCCCTACAAGCGCGGGTACTCCATCCAGACCGTCTCGCCGCTGCCGATCACCTGGGCCGAGCACGTGATGGCGCAGGGGCACTGGGGCGCGGACCTCCGCCGCTACATGTCCGACTACGTGCACTGGGCGTGCCTCGGCGCGCTCTGCGAGTTCCTCCCCCGGGCCGAGAACCGCGTCACGCTGGCCGACGAGAAGGACCGCTACGGCCTCCCGGTCGCGCACTTCGCGTACTCGCAGGGCGACAACGACCGCGCGCTGGCCACGGCCGCTCAGGCGACCATGGAGCGCATCCTGGAGGCCGCGGGAGCCCAGGAGACGATGACCGTCCAGCGCTACGCCCACCTGGTCGGTGGCGCACGCATGGGCGCAGACGAGACGCAAGGGGTTGTGGACGCCGACTGCCGGACGTTCGCTGTCCCCAATCTGCTCATCACGGACGGCAGCGTGCTGCCCACGCAGGGCAGCGCCAATCCCGCCCTGACCATCATGGCCGTCGCCGCGCGGGCGGCGGACCGGCTCATCCAACGCAACGACTGA
- a CDS encoding gluconate 2-dehydrogenase subunit 3 family protein, protein MRAAQQGDQVPARFPGFHVLDQAQAWDETTRATVLDRVGRPPDIRFFDAVEEGAATALFDRLLDQHPGDRRVPVTAMVDARLAEKETDGWHYDSMADDWVVWKTSLAALDAEAHARHGRAFAACGEDDQVALLADVKDGDGDWRGFHRARIWSLWTRYACTAFYSHPAAWDEIGFAGPAYPRGYKNLGVDRREPFEVADARPGDLPGAGTAAS, encoded by the coding sequence GTGAGGGCCGCGCAGCAGGGCGATCAGGTTCCCGCGCGCTTCCCGGGCTTCCACGTGCTCGACCAGGCGCAGGCCTGGGACGAGACCACCCGCGCCACCGTGCTCGATCGCGTCGGGCGCCCGCCGGACATCCGGTTCTTCGACGCGGTGGAGGAAGGCGCGGCGACGGCGCTGTTCGACCGGCTGCTCGACCAGCATCCCGGCGACCGGCGCGTGCCGGTGACCGCGATGGTTGACGCCCGGCTCGCCGAGAAGGAGACCGACGGCTGGCACTACGACTCGATGGCGGACGACTGGGTCGTCTGGAAGACGAGTCTGGCCGCACTCGACGCGGAGGCCCACGCGAGGCACGGCCGCGCGTTCGCCGCGTGCGGCGAGGACGACCAGGTCGCGCTGCTGGCCGACGTGAAGGACGGCGACGGCGACTGGCGCGGCTTCCACCGCGCCCGGATCTGGAGTCTGTGGACGCGCTACGCGTGCACCGCCTTCTACAGCCACCCCGCGGCCTGGGACGAGATCGGCTTCGCCGGCCCCGCCTACCCGCGCGGCTACAAGAACCTCGGCGTCGACCGCCGCGAGCCGTTCGAGGTCGCCGACGCCCGGCCCGGCGACCTCCCCGGGGCAGGGACGGCAGCGTCGTGA
- a CDS encoding S1C family serine protease produces the protein MTENVPAPSAPSPAPAPRAPRPRRRLGWVWAVAAVVVALAAGVFLGWGIGRSSATTTASTPAGTSAAQEVSACDAITVSNEVLPAVVTVSAVGSAGGGTGTGEIISTDGYIVTNNHVISAAVNGGKISVLTSGGVDSPAQLVGRDPRSDLAVLKVTASSSLPTVPWGDSAKVVVGQPVVALGAPLGLSGTVTSGIVSALGRTVPVPGDDGQTAILANSIQTDASINPGNSGGALVTCAGDLIGINSAIATVPNSAGQSGGGSVGIGFAIPSDFAHTIVDQIIATGHVTYPYFGISVAPIPPAAAEKLKVSDGLYVISVVAGGPSAAAGLQEGDVITQIDGKPAANADVLIQTVMTTKAGQKVDVTYVRGGETKTTAVTLETPPS, from the coding sequence ATGACTGAGAACGTTCCGGCGCCGTCGGCGCCGTCTCCGGCTCCGGCGCCGCGCGCGCCCCGGCCGCGTCGCCGGCTCGGCTGGGTGTGGGCGGTGGCGGCCGTCGTCGTCGCCCTCGCGGCCGGCGTCTTCCTGGGCTGGGGCATCGGGCGCTCCTCCGCCACGACCACTGCCTCCACCCCGGCCGGTACCAGCGCCGCGCAGGAGGTCAGCGCGTGCGACGCCATCACCGTGTCGAACGAGGTGCTCCCGGCCGTCGTCACGGTCTCCGCGGTCGGCTCGGCGGGCGGAGGCACGGGGACGGGCGAGATCATCAGCACGGACGGCTACATCGTCACCAACAACCACGTCATCTCCGCCGCCGTGAACGGCGGGAAGATCTCCGTGCTGACCTCCGGCGGCGTGGACTCCCCGGCGCAGCTCGTCGGCAGGGACCCGCGATCGGACCTCGCCGTGCTCAAGGTCACCGCGTCGTCGTCGCTGCCGACCGTGCCGTGGGGCGACTCGGCGAAGGTGGTCGTCGGCCAGCCCGTGGTCGCCCTCGGCGCCCCGCTCGGCCTCTCCGGCACGGTGACCTCCGGGATCGTCAGCGCGCTCGGCCGCACCGTGCCGGTTCCCGGCGACGACGGGCAGACCGCGATCCTGGCGAACTCCATCCAGACCGACGCCTCGATCAACCCCGGCAACTCCGGGGGCGCGCTGGTGACCTGCGCCGGCGACCTGATCGGCATCAACTCGGCCATCGCGACGGTTCCGAACTCGGCCGGCCAGTCCGGCGGCGGAAGCGTCGGGATCGGCTTCGCCATCCCGTCCGACTTCGCGCACACGATCGTCGACCAGATCATCGCGACCGGCCACGTGACCTACCCGTACTTCGGGATCTCGGTCGCCCCGATCCCGCCGGCAGCGGCCGAGAAGCTGAAGGTCAGCGACGGCCTCTACGTGATCTCGGTGGTCGCCGGTGGCCCGTCGGCCGCTGCGGGCCTCCAGGAGGGCGACGTCATCACTCAGATCGACGGCAAGCCGGCGGCCAACGCCGACGTCCTCATCCAGACGGTGATGACGACGAAGGCGGGCCAGAAGGTCGACGTCACGTACGTGCGAGGCGGCGAGACGAAGACGACGGCGGTCACCCTGGAGACGCCGCCGAGCTGA
- a CDS encoding FAD-dependent monooxygenase produces the protein MMLAAELRLRGVDVVVLEREERPSPLVRSLGLHPRSVEILDMRGLLERFLALGRRYPDAVGRFAGIAPPHPVELDSAHAYLLGIPQTVTDRLLEEHAIELGAVVRRGADVVGLEQESDGVTVELADGERLRSRWLVGCDGGRSLVRRELGVGFPGEPARTEWLLGEVEVTMPAEEVAAISDEVRRTHRGFGIGPAADGLFRAVVPAASVAEDRTVPPTLDEFRAQLRAYAGTDFGARSPRALSRFTDATRLADRCRAGRVLLAGDAAHVHPPLGGQGLNLGIQDAFNLGWKLAAEAGGGAPDGLLDSYETERRPVAEQVLSLTRAQSVLIDPEPGPQAVRRLLTELMAVDGVGRLLAEQVSGLGIRYDLGEGPELLGRRLRDLPLPDGRLYERMRDGRGLLLDRTGRLEAAGWAGRVGVVADAGLPIAESAVLLRPDGYVAWIGDDQAGLTAALRSWFGAD, from the coding sequence ATGATGCTCGCCGCCGAGCTGCGTCTGCGCGGCGTCGACGTCGTCGTCCTGGAGCGCGAGGAGCGGCCCAGTCCGCTCGTGCGGTCGCTCGGGCTGCACCCGCGCAGTGTCGAGATCCTCGACATGCGTGGGCTGTTGGAGCGCTTCCTGGCGCTGGGCCGGCGGTATCCCGACGCGGTCGGCCGGTTCGCCGGGATCGCGCCGCCGCACCCCGTGGAGCTGGACAGCGCGCACGCGTACCTCCTCGGCATCCCGCAGACCGTCACCGATCGGCTGCTGGAGGAGCACGCGATCGAGCTGGGCGCGGTGGTGCGGCGCGGGGCCGATGTCGTCGGGTTGGAGCAGGAGTCCGACGGCGTCACCGTCGAGCTCGCGGACGGCGAGCGGCTGCGGTCGCGGTGGCTGGTCGGCTGCGATGGCGGGCGCAGCCTGGTGCGGCGGGAGCTCGGCGTCGGGTTCCCCGGCGAGCCGGCGCGCACCGAGTGGCTGCTCGGCGAGGTGGAGGTGACCATGCCCGCCGAGGAGGTGGCCGCGATCTCCGACGAGGTCCGCAGAACGCATCGCGGGTTCGGGATCGGCCCGGCCGCGGACGGGCTGTTCCGCGCGGTCGTGCCCGCGGCCTCCGTCGCCGAGGACCGCACCGTGCCGCCGACGCTGGACGAGTTCCGGGCGCAGCTGCGCGCCTACGCTGGCACCGACTTCGGGGCGCGCTCGCCGCGGGCGCTGTCCCGCTTCACCGACGCCACCCGGCTCGCCGACCGGTGCCGCGCCGGCCGCGTGCTGCTGGCCGGGGACGCCGCGCACGTCCACCCGCCGCTCGGCGGTCAGGGTCTCAACCTCGGCATCCAGGACGCGTTCAACCTGGGCTGGAAGCTCGCGGCGGAGGCCGGCGGCGGCGCGCCCGACGGCCTCCTGGACAGCTACGAGACCGAGCGGCGCCCGGTCGCGGAGCAGGTGCTCAGCCTGACGCGTGCCCAGAGCGTGCTCATCGACCCGGAGCCCGGGCCGCAGGCCGTGCGGAGGCTGCTCACCGAGCTGATGGCGGTCGACGGGGTCGGCCGCCTCCTCGCCGAGCAGGTCAGCGGGCTGGGCATCCGCTACGACCTCGGCGAGGGGCCGGAGCTCCTCGGCCGGCGGCTCCGCGACCTCCCGCTCCCGGACGGCCGGCTCTACGAGCGGATGCGCGACGGGCGCGGACTCCTGCTCGACCGCACCGGGCGCCTGGAGGCCGCGGGCTGGGCCGGGCGGGTGGGCGTCGTCGCCGACGCGGGCCTCCCGATCGCGGAGTCCGCGGTCCTGCTGAGGCCGGACGGGTACGTCGCCTGGATCGGAGACGACCAGGCGGGGCTGACGGCGGCGCTGCGGAGCTGGTTCGGCGCGGACTGA
- a CDS encoding SDR family NAD(P)-dependent oxidoreductase, translating into MDLRLNDTLAVVTGASRGIGLAAARALLDEGATVIGVARTPTDESRALEAATGFRFHPADLSAPDGVARFREELAGSADRVDVLVNNVGSAPPRPGGFASITDDDWLRTYELNALAAVRVTRALLDLIPDGGAVVNVVSENAILADPLVMDYSAAKAALLSFTKSLSKELGPRGVRVNSVSPGPVATALWLGAGGVAQTVSAAGGGTPEEVRHGAEQAMVTGRFTTPEEVGALVAMLASPVLGNLTGSDVVIDGGMRPTM; encoded by the coding sequence GTGGATCTTCGTCTGAATGACACCCTCGCCGTCGTCACCGGCGCCAGCCGCGGCATCGGCCTGGCCGCCGCCCGCGCCCTCCTCGACGAGGGGGCGACGGTGATCGGCGTGGCGCGCACTCCGACCGACGAGTCGCGTGCGCTGGAGGCCGCGACCGGCTTCCGCTTCCACCCCGCCGACCTGTCCGCCCCGGACGGCGTCGCGCGGTTCCGCGAGGAGCTGGCCGGGAGCGCGGACCGAGTGGACGTCCTGGTCAACAACGTCGGGTCCGCGCCGCCGCGCCCCGGCGGGTTCGCCTCCATCACGGACGACGACTGGCTGCGCACGTACGAGCTCAACGCGCTCGCCGCGGTGCGGGTCACCCGTGCGCTGCTCGACCTGATCCCGGACGGCGGGGCGGTCGTGAACGTCGTGAGCGAGAACGCGATCCTCGCCGACCCGCTGGTGATGGACTACAGCGCGGCCAAGGCGGCTCTGCTCAGCTTCACGAAGTCGCTCTCGAAGGAGCTCGGCCCGCGCGGCGTCCGCGTCAACTCGGTCAGCCCCGGGCCGGTCGCGACAGCCCTCTGGCTCGGCGCGGGCGGCGTCGCCCAGACGGTGTCCGCGGCGGGAGGCGGCACGCCGGAGGAGGTGCGGCACGGCGCAGAGCAGGCGATGGTGACCGGCCGCTTCACGACGCCGGAGGAGGTCGGGGCGCTGGTCGCGATGCTCGCCAGCCCGGTGCTCGGGAACCTCACCGGGTCGGATGTGGTGATCGACGGCGGGATGCGCCCGACGATGTGA
- a CDS encoding YciI family protein produces the protein MTKFMISFPSGAMHVTEEELPAVADAAHSVIREAQDAGVYVFGGGIDEGVGTVMVSGDGTITGGTYPETRLMDGGFTILDLPTRDAALEWAAKFATACRCQQEVREFQYDPLA, from the coding sequence ATGACCAAGTTCATGATCTCGTTCCCCAGTGGCGCCATGCACGTCACCGAGGAGGAGCTGCCCGCCGTGGCGGACGCCGCGCACTCGGTGATCCGGGAGGCGCAGGACGCCGGCGTGTACGTCTTCGGCGGCGGCATCGACGAGGGCGTCGGCACGGTGATGGTGTCCGGCGACGGCACGATCACCGGGGGCACCTACCCGGAGACGCGCCTGATGGACGGCGGCTTCACGATCCTCGACCTCCCGACCCGGGACGCCGCGCTGGAGTGGGCGGCCAAGTTCGCGACCGCCTGCCGGTGCCAGCAGGAGGTCCGCGAGTTCCAGTACGACCCGCTCGCCTAG